A stretch of the Ictidomys tridecemlineatus isolate mIctTri1 chromosome 5, mIctTri1.hap1, whole genome shotgun sequence genome encodes the following:
- the Top1 gene encoding DNA topoisomerase 1 isoform X2, protein MRMMLIINLRKSKQKISRRRRNENLRKRRWEEERYPEGIKWKFLEHKGPVFAPPYEPLPESVKFYYDGKVMKLSPKAEEVATFFAKMLDHEYTTKEIFRKNFFKDWRKEMTNEEKNTITSLSKCDFTHMNQYFKAQSEARKQMSKEEKLKIKEENEKLLKEYGFCIMDNHRERIANFKIEPPGLFLGRGNHPKTGMLKRRIMPEDIIINCSKDAKVPSPPPGHKWKEVRHDNKVTWLVSWTQNIQGSIKYIMLNPSSRIKGEKDWQKYETARRLKKCVDKIRNQYREDWKSKEMKVRQRAVALYFIDKLALRAGNEKEEGETADTVGCCSLRVEHINLHPELDGQEHVVEFDFPGKDSIRYYNKVPVERRVFKNLQLFMENKQPEDDLFDRLNTGILNKHLQDLMEGLTAKVFRTYNASITLQQQLKELTAPDENIPAKILSYNRANRAVAILCNHQRAPPKTFEKSMMNLQSKIDAKKDQLADARRNLKSAKADAKVMKDAKTKKVVESKKKAVQRLEEQLMKLEVQATEREENKQIALGTSKLNYLDPRITVAWCKKWGVPIEKIYNKTQREKFAWAMDMANEDFEF, encoded by the exons ATGAGGATGA TGCTGATTATAAACCtaagaaaatcaaaacagaagaTATCAAGAAGGAGAAGAAACGAAAACCTGAGGAAGAGGAG GTGGGAAGAAGAACGCTATCCTGAAGGCATCAAGTGGAAATTCTTAGAACATAAAGGTCCTGTATTTGCTCCACCATATGAGCCCCTTCCAGAGAGTGTCAAGTTTTACTATGATG GTAAAGTTATGAAGCTGAGCCCCAAAGCAGAAGAAGTAGCTACATTCTTTGCAAAAATGCTCGACCATGAATATACTACtaaggaaatatttagaaaaaatttctttaaagactGGAGAAAG GAAAtgactaatgaagagaaaaatacaatCACCAGTCTAAGCAAATGTGATTTTACCCACATGAACCAGTATTTCAAAGCTCAGTCAGAAGCTCGGAAACAGatgagcaaagaagaaaaattg aaaatcaaagaggaaaatgaaaagttgCTGAAAGAATATGGCTTTTGTATTATGGATAACCATAGAGAGAGGATTGCCAACTTCAAGATAGAGCCTCCTGGGCTTTTCCTTGGCCGTGGCAACCATCCAAAGACGGGCATGCTGAAAAGAAGGATCATGCCTGAGGATATAATCATCAACTGTAGCAA AGATGCCAaggttccttctcctcctccggGACATAAGTGGAAAGAGGTCCGGCATGATAATAAAGTTACTTGGCTGGTATCTTGGACACAGAACATCCAAGGTTCCATTAAATACATCATGTTAAATCCCAGTTCACGAATCAAG GGTGAGAAAGACTGGCAGAAATATGAGACTGCTCGGCGGCTGAAGAAGTGTGTGGACAAAATCCGAAACCAGTATCGGGAAGATTGGAAGTCCAAAGAGATGAAAGTCCGGCAGAGAGCTGTAGCACTATACTTTATTGACAAG CTTGCTCTGAGAGCAGGCaatgagaaggaggaaggagaaacagCAGACACTGTGGGTTGCTGTTCACTTCGTGTGGAGCACATTAATCTGCACCCAGAATTGGATGGTCAGGAACATGTGGTAGAATTTGACTTCCCTGGGAAGGACTCAATCAGATACTATAACAAGGTCCCAGTTGAGAGACGA gtttttaaGAACTTGCAACTATTTATGGAGAACAAGCAGCCTGAGGATGATCTTTTTGATAGACTAAAT ACTGGTATTCTAAACAAACACCTTCAGGATCTCATGGAGGGCTTGACAGCCAAGGTGTTCCGTACTTACAATGCCTCCATCACGCTACAGCAACAGCTGAAAGAACTCACAGCCC cggATGAGAATATTCCAGCAAAGATTCTTTCTTATAACCGTGCCAATCGAGCTGTTGCGATTCTTTGTAACCATCAGAGGGCACCACCAAAAACATTTGAGAAGTCTATGATGAACTTGCAGTCTAAG ATTGACGCCAAGAAGGACCAGTTAGCAGATGCCCGGAGGAACCTGAAAAGCGCTAAGGCTGATGCCAAAGTTATGAAGGATGCAAAGACCAAGAA GGTAGTAGAGTCAAAGAAGAAGGCTGTGCAGAGATTGGAGGAACAGTTGATGAAGCTGGAAGTTCAGGCCACAGAGCGAGAAGAGAATAAACAAATTGCTTTGGGAACGTCTAAACTCAATTATCTGGACCCTAGGATCACAGTGGCTTG GTGCAAGAAGTGGGGAGTCCCAATTGAGAAAATTTACAACAAAACCCAGCGGGAGAAGTTTGCCTGGGCCATGGACATGGCCAATGAGGACTTCGAGTTTTAG
- the Top1 gene encoding DNA topoisomerase 1 isoform X1 — MSGDHLHNDSQIEADFRLNDSHKHKDKHKDREHRHKEHKKDKDKDREKSKHSNSEHKDSEKKHKEKEKTKHKDGSSEKHKDKHKDRDKEKRKEEKIRASGDAKIKKEKENGFSSPPRIKDEPEDDGYFASPKEDIKPLKRPRDEDDADYKPKKIKTEDIKKEKKRKPEEEEDGKLKKPKNKDKDKKVPEPDNKKKKPKKEEEQKWKWWEEERYPEGIKWKFLEHKGPVFAPPYEPLPESVKFYYDGKVMKLSPKAEEVATFFAKMLDHEYTTKEIFRKNFFKDWRKEMTNEEKNTITSLSKCDFTHMNQYFKAQSEARKQMSKEEKLKIKEENEKLLKEYGFCIMDNHRERIANFKIEPPGLFLGRGNHPKTGMLKRRIMPEDIIINCSKDAKVPSPPPGHKWKEVRHDNKVTWLVSWTQNIQGSIKYIMLNPSSRIKGEKDWQKYETARRLKKCVDKIRNQYREDWKSKEMKVRQRAVALYFIDKLALRAGNEKEEGETADTVGCCSLRVEHINLHPELDGQEHVVEFDFPGKDSIRYYNKVPVERRVFKNLQLFMENKQPEDDLFDRLNTGILNKHLQDLMEGLTAKVFRTYNASITLQQQLKELTAPDENIPAKILSYNRANRAVAILCNHQRAPPKTFEKSMMNLQSKIDAKKDQLADARRNLKSAKADAKVMKDAKTKKVVESKKKAVQRLEEQLMKLEVQATEREENKQIALGTSKLNYLDPRITVAWCKKWGVPIEKIYNKTQREKFAWAMDMANEDFEF; from the exons TGAACataaagattctgaaaagaaacacaaagagaaggagaaaaccaAACACAAAGATGGGAGCTCAGAAAAGCACAAGGACAAACATAAAGACAGAGACAAGGAAAAACGAAAGGAGGAAAAG ATTAGAGCCTCTGGAGACGCCAAaataaagaaggagaaggaaaatggCTTCTCTAG CCCACCACGAATTAAAGATGAACCCGAGGATGATGGCTATTTTGCTTCTCCTAAAGAGGACATAAAGCCATTAAAGAGACCTCGAGATGAGGATGA TGCTGATTATAAACCtaagaaaatcaaaacagaagaTATCAAGAAGGAGAAGAAACGAAAACCTGAGGAAGAGGAG GATGGTAAATTGAAAAAACCCAAgaataaagataaagataaaaaagttCCTGAGCCAGATAACAAGAAAAAGAAGCCgaagaaagaagaggagcagAAGTGGAAATG GTGGGAAGAAGAACGCTATCCTGAAGGCATCAAGTGGAAATTCTTAGAACATAAAGGTCCTGTATTTGCTCCACCATATGAGCCCCTTCCAGAGAGTGTCAAGTTTTACTATGATG GTAAAGTTATGAAGCTGAGCCCCAAAGCAGAAGAAGTAGCTACATTCTTTGCAAAAATGCTCGACCATGAATATACTACtaaggaaatatttagaaaaaatttctttaaagactGGAGAAAG GAAAtgactaatgaagagaaaaatacaatCACCAGTCTAAGCAAATGTGATTTTACCCACATGAACCAGTATTTCAAAGCTCAGTCAGAAGCTCGGAAACAGatgagcaaagaagaaaaattg aaaatcaaagaggaaaatgaaaagttgCTGAAAGAATATGGCTTTTGTATTATGGATAACCATAGAGAGAGGATTGCCAACTTCAAGATAGAGCCTCCTGGGCTTTTCCTTGGCCGTGGCAACCATCCAAAGACGGGCATGCTGAAAAGAAGGATCATGCCTGAGGATATAATCATCAACTGTAGCAA AGATGCCAaggttccttctcctcctccggGACATAAGTGGAAAGAGGTCCGGCATGATAATAAAGTTACTTGGCTGGTATCTTGGACACAGAACATCCAAGGTTCCATTAAATACATCATGTTAAATCCCAGTTCACGAATCAAG GGTGAGAAAGACTGGCAGAAATATGAGACTGCTCGGCGGCTGAAGAAGTGTGTGGACAAAATCCGAAACCAGTATCGGGAAGATTGGAAGTCCAAAGAGATGAAAGTCCGGCAGAGAGCTGTAGCACTATACTTTATTGACAAG CTTGCTCTGAGAGCAGGCaatgagaaggaggaaggagaaacagCAGACACTGTGGGTTGCTGTTCACTTCGTGTGGAGCACATTAATCTGCACCCAGAATTGGATGGTCAGGAACATGTGGTAGAATTTGACTTCCCTGGGAAGGACTCAATCAGATACTATAACAAGGTCCCAGTTGAGAGACGA gtttttaaGAACTTGCAACTATTTATGGAGAACAAGCAGCCTGAGGATGATCTTTTTGATAGACTAAAT ACTGGTATTCTAAACAAACACCTTCAGGATCTCATGGAGGGCTTGACAGCCAAGGTGTTCCGTACTTACAATGCCTCCATCACGCTACAGCAACAGCTGAAAGAACTCACAGCCC cggATGAGAATATTCCAGCAAAGATTCTTTCTTATAACCGTGCCAATCGAGCTGTTGCGATTCTTTGTAACCATCAGAGGGCACCACCAAAAACATTTGAGAAGTCTATGATGAACTTGCAGTCTAAG ATTGACGCCAAGAAGGACCAGTTAGCAGATGCCCGGAGGAACCTGAAAAGCGCTAAGGCTGATGCCAAAGTTATGAAGGATGCAAAGACCAAGAA GGTAGTAGAGTCAAAGAAGAAGGCTGTGCAGAGATTGGAGGAACAGTTGATGAAGCTGGAAGTTCAGGCCACAGAGCGAGAAGAGAATAAACAAATTGCTTTGGGAACGTCTAAACTCAATTATCTGGACCCTAGGATCACAGTGGCTTG GTGCAAGAAGTGGGGAGTCCCAATTGAGAAAATTTACAACAAAACCCAGCGGGAGAAGTTTGCCTGGGCCATGGACATGGCCAATGAGGACTTCGAGTTTTAG